A region of Lycium barbarum isolate Lr01 chromosome 1, ASM1917538v2, whole genome shotgun sequence DNA encodes the following proteins:
- the LOC132642637 gene encoding small ribosomal subunit protein uS19 → MADVEAAGQPRKRTFKKFSYRGVDLDALLDMSTDDLVKLFNARPRRRFQRGLKRKPMALIKKLRKAKREAPPGEKPEPVKTHLRNMIIVPEMIGSVIGIYNGKTFNQIEVKPEMIGHYLAEFSISYKPVKHGRPGIGATHSSRFIPLK, encoded by the exons ATG GCAGATGTTGAGGCAGCAGGGCAGCCAAGAAAGAGGACgtttaagaagtttagctacagAGGTGTGGATCTCGATGCTCTTCTCGACATGTCCACTGATGACCTTGTCAAGCTCTTCAATGCTCGTCCTCGCAGAAG GTTCCAGAGAGGTTTGAAGAGGAAGCCAATGGCCTTGATCAAGAAGCTGCGCAAGGCG AAACGTGAGGCTCCACCAGGTGAGAAGCCAGAGCCTGTCAAGACTCATTTGAGGAACATGATTATTGTTCCTGAGATGATTGGAAGTGTCATTGGGATTTATAATGGAAAGACATTCAATCAGATTGAGGTCAAGCCTGAGATGATTGGCCACTATCTGGCTGAGTTCTCAATTTCGTACAAGCCTGTCAAGCATGGAAGACCTGGTATTGGTGCTACTCACTCATCAAGGTTCATTCCTTTGAAGTGA
- the LOC132642649 gene encoding calmodulin calcium-dependent NAD kinase-like produces MLKYGEVVITSYILPASLVRIISALAMHHLRKYKTKVDNYMMINPLAPILDTTESGRAGGRLEKFSHYVARQLGFKDESECPRLMELVQEYLKRSKGCDNTIFEYFANEEDAESLYIKLENELESCILAYFAFHWSKVSMLISQVLSVDSEQKKLKDMVLAATRKQRFEKITKHLKVTRAISTLVDEMKAIGTVSSNGRESKCTDVMVPVAHSQRSPVLLLMGGGMGAGKSTVLKDILKQSFWSEAADNAVVVEADAFKETDVIYRAISSRGHHHDMLQTAELVHQNSTNAASSLLVTALNEGRDVIMDGTLSWEPFVEQTIAMARNVHEYRYRMGDGYKVAEDGTVSENYWEQVEQEEGEEAKNITKPYRIELVGVVCDPYLAVVRGIRRAISTGRAVRVKSQLTSHKRFANAFPKYCNLVDNARLYCTNTIGASRPSLIAWKDGENKLLVEPEDIKCLEMVKNVKEEAESIYELYEEEDVLSQSACVWKNMVLLPARSSLQQELKTAIVKIENWAK; encoded by the exons ATGCTAAAAT ATGGAGAAGTGGTTATAACTTCTTATATATTGCCTGCAAGTCTTGTGAGAATAATATCTGCTTTAGCCATGCATCATCTTCGCAAATATAAAACCAAAGTTGATAATTACATGATGATAAATCCCCTTGCTCCTATTTTGGACACAACTGAATCTGGTCGTGCTGGTGGTAGACTCGAAAAGTTTTCCCATTATGTTG CAAGGCAATTGGGGTTTAAAGATGAAAGTGAGTGTCCAAGGTTAATGGAGCTAGTACAGGAATACTTGAAGAGATCCAAAGGGTGTGATAATACCATCTTTGAATACTTTGCAAATGAAGAAGATGCTGAATCTTTGTATATCAAATTGGAGAATGAATTAGAGAGTTGCATTCTTGCTTATTTTGCTTTTCATTGGAGTAAAGTTTCTATGTTAATTAGCCAG GTGTTAAGTGTTGATTCTGAGCAAAAAAAGCTCAAGGATATGGTGCTGGCGGCTACAAG GAAGCAAAGATTCGAGAAGATAACAAAGCATTTGAAAGTGACAAGAGCAATTTCTACGTTGGTGGATGAGATGAAGGCAATTGGAACAGTATCATCAAATGGGAGAGAGTCCAAATGTACAGATGTGATGGTACCTGTGGCTCACAGTCAAAGAAGTCCAGTGCTCCTCCTTATGGGTGGTGGAATGGGAGCTGGCAAAAGCACTGTCCTTAAAGACATCCTCAAACA GTCATTTTGGTCCGAAGCAGCTGATAATGCTGTGGTGGTAGAGGCAGATGCTTTCAAGGAGACTGATGTAATTTACAGAGCCATCAGCTCAAGAGGCCACCATCATGACATGCTTCAAACAGCAGAATTG GTACATCAAAATTCAACAAATGCAGCATCTTCCCTGCTAGTCACAGCTTTAAACGAAGGGCGCGATGTTATAATGGATGGAACCTTATCATGGGAGCCATTTGTTGAACAGACCATAGCCATGGCAAGAAACGTACACGAATATCGATATCGTATGGGGGACGGTTACAAGGTTGCAGAGGATGGCACAGTTAGTGAAAATTATTGGGAACAAGTTGaacaagaagaaggagaagaggcTAAGAATATCACTAAACCTTACAGAATAGAATTGGTTGGAGTTGTATGTGATCCTTACCTAGCTGTTGTTAGAGGTATCAG GCGAGCTATATCAACAGGGAGAGCAGTTAGAGTAAAGTCCCAATTGACATCTCACAAGAGATTTGCAAATGCATTTCCTAAATACTGTAATCTTGTTGATAACGCCAGGCTATACTGCACCAATACCATAGGCGCCTCAAGACCATCG TTAATAGCATGGAAAGATGGAGAAAATAAACTGTTGGTGGAACCAGAGGACATCAAATGTCTTGAAATGGTAAAAAATGTGAAGGAAGAAGCAGAATCCATTTATGAGCTGTACGAAGAAGAAGATGTTTTGTCCCAATCTGCTTGTGTCTGGAAAAACATGGTTTTGTTACCTGCAAGGTCTAGTCTCCAGCAAGAGCTCAAAACTGCAATTGTAAAAATTGAAAATTGGGCAAAATAG